AGTTCAATTCATTTTGATATAAATAACGACAAGTAATCAAAGCTTTGTCAAGACGAAATGAAGAGACCCgtataataacaaattttgtaaaatgTTAGTAgtaattattgaaaaatatgaGTTTTATGGTTTGAAATAATCGCATAGcactcaaaaaaaaaagacacAAGTTTTCTAGTTCTACTTCAATGTCATTCGGCTAAAATGAAGTCAACGTATGTGCAtgttaaaaaataaaaaaaaaggcaaAGGATCAGGAAATAACTTTGAAAGGTCTCTTATCTTAATATAACGGGACTTGTACAATCATTACAACATTATATACTGTAAGCTTTATCGTAGAAGACCTACGCTTATTTTCTTACAACTTTGGCGGCTAATATTGCTATCATTTTATAGAGACAAGATCCCAGTTACGGATGTCAGATCTTTTTGTGGCATACGCGCTTATTACCGTGGATAACGATGATAAGGGTGTATAAAATATGGTTTAGCGAAGTGAAGGGTAAAGTgtagtttattttttggtatAACACGTACACTTAGTATTAAAACGTTACAAAGAGGTATCGTTGGCCTACATTACTGTCCATAATTCCCTCCGTTCCTGCATTGACCCATTCAAGagtaaaagaaaaggaagttAACAAGTGCAAGTTCAAGGGTTATTAGTATCTCTTCCATTATATCGCAGATATATCTAGAAAGGATCTGAATATCTCCTCGGATGTTAGTTGAAAGAACTAGACATgttaaaattgaagataaGATACTTCGCCGGATGAGGAAGTGTGATGTTCTTCAACAACTTGTAATGTGATCATGATCTAGTATTGTCTGTACTAACGAACTAAGTCTACCTCAGAGTGTTTATGCATCGATTGAGAAATCGCATTACTCCAAACAAGACATGTGACTATATCTCACCCCCTTTTCCAACTTACATCTTCCCTACCTACAAGCTTCGCGCACTGCACATTCGAAAAACCAGTAATTTGTGACTGCTCTGTCTGGCTATATAGCGATTTTTGGAAAGGACATGCACCTGTACACCACGTATACTAAGGAACTGCTCCCCAGAACGACCCTGAGCTGACTGGCAAATAGTTACACGTAACGCATGATAATTCAGTGATAAATTTCCAAATTCGGTAATTTTCTCGTGCACATGTATTGgaaaaatgatgaaaaatcattgtttttttttgcaagtTGGCGAAATATGAAAAAGCGAAGACCACGAAAGCACTCATAGTGACGACTCTACAAGAAAGACGTGTACCAGAGAGATACTCGCAGCAGCGACTACAATATGAAAAGAagacagaaaaaaattgctcCAAAGCTGTAGTGTCTGCACACTTTTCTGAGGGCAGCTGCTCTTTGTAGAGGTTCAAGTAGTACCAACTGACAACCCAAAACCTCAATCTGTAGCTCCCCTTCTTTTGAGAGGCATTTCATGTCAACTCTAAGAAACCCTTGTAGAGAACTACCCCAAAGAAAAGCTACAAATGGGTCTCAGAAGGAACAAAACCTTGGTACTGGAGTATAAGAGAAACAGCTGTACAGCGCTTTCACAGTCCACATATTGTACAGCAGGTTTTCACACAAACTCGCAAAACTACGACAATTTCTCTGAGAACTACCGTAGAGTCCAAGATTATAAGATACTCGTGCTACACTATTTTTGCAAACAGAGATAGCTACGTAGAACTAGTAGAAGACAGCAACCATAAAAGATTACTCTTGTGCTTCATTGAACTTGTACGCCGGGTTTTACTGCCCGACAAAAGGAAAGCAGCTCTACTGGCTTTACCCGGTTGCAAATTGTATTCCTTAGTTGCACGCTTCTCATACCCAATTGTGAGACAACTGCAGAAGCAAGTGCACTAACGGGATGGCATTGTACGTACATAGTTATAAAGCacaattttcaaaaatttttttttttttttttttcaaaaaattttccaattttcattttgtgCAATCCGTGTTTGATTTGTACGCTTGAGGAAGTGAAagctggaaaaaaaaaaaatttcactgattttttttttcatcgaCAACTCTcaccaaaaattttttttgcaatagTTAGTAGTGAAAAAAACTCTTGGATAAtagatttttttctcttttgaactggatattatattatctttcattgaaatttcaattacTATTTATTGAGTTTTGTTTCTAGGACTTAAGGAAGACGATAACAAAGTACTATAAAAGGATAACTAGCCCAAGATGTTGATGCCAAAGGAAGAAAGAACCAAGATCCACAGACACTTGTTCCAAGAAggtgttgttgttgctaAGAAGGACTTCAACCAACCAAAGCACGATGAAATTGACACCAAGAACTTGTACGTTATCAAGGCTTTGCAATCCTTGACCTCCAAGGGTTACGTCAAGACTCAATTCTCTTGGCAATACTACTACTACACCTTGACTGAAGAAGGTGTTGAATACTTGAGAGAATACTTGAACTTGCCAGAACACATTGTTCCAGGTACTTACATTCAAAACGCTCAACAAGCTCAAAGACCAAACAGAAGATACTAAGTCAGTTAACGCTAAGATGAGAAGTGCATTGAATTTAAGGTTGTGATTTACTCATCTAAccttttatctttttttgctctatctcttttttttaaactgttactatattatcttttatccttttttaattaaaacttaaaaaatttaCCCAAAAAATCCTCATTTTTCAGTTCTCCATTCTGCTACTAGATTGacttaaaagaaaagaaataaaataaattgaaaagaagcaATATCTTTTATCCTTTTTAAAGTGGTTCTCCTAATTGGAATGTGATTAAATGTGTTTCCATCTCTCTCAAGGTTCCTATATTTTTGGTTCACATTCTGATGTGTGAATTAATTTTCATATGTTTTGTTTAATAATGGCGTTTCTTCATGGAATTAGTTATTCGCATTGTTTACTTTGCATCTAAGTccattgaaagaaatgcGTTTCGCAAGATATACTATGAGTTAATTCATAGGGAACATAACTtggttatttttttttattcttctcTACTTTGTTAATCGATTGAGAAGGGAGATATGAAATCGCATTTTGTTTGCAAATTCTAAATTTACATGACCATAAGATATGgatattctcttttttgtatattgTATTTAATCAATAACACtaatatagaaaaaaagattCTATCAAAATTAGCCTCCAGAGTAtgcttttattattatttccaCCATTGATAACTATAGAATAGATATATACGCCATGTAGTGTTGTGTATATATGCTAGACATACTTCGACGACATGCCTGTGTAGCTGGCATGCTAGTCACGTGAACAGCTTTGGGTGGTCCAAGGGTACTTTCTCTGGATCAGTTTGGCCTTACTCCACGGTAGCATGATAATAAAGATACTCTACTGAAATTGTATAGCCCATGGATGCTCAGGGTTGGTAAGTCAATCAGTTTAAAATTAATTGTACAATCGCATTCTGACTTGGTTTTGGTTTCTTCGGTTTTAGTCTAATTAAAAGTTATAAGAGAAAAGCAATCCCTTCCTCGTTTTTGTCATTGAATTGTGCGATAAGTGTTTAATAGTGTTGTATAGTAATGAGTTTAGAATCATGGAGGCATTTCCAATTCTATGATAATTTGCCAATACCAGATCCGTTGCTAGGTAATGATATCCGCTTATATTCTGATCCGACTTTATCAGCTGCAGCGACGGTTAATGAAGACCTATTCTTTATTGCTGTAAGATCAAATTACATTAGACACTTCAGCCTTAAGAAGGCAGAGATCATAAAAGAGTTTAAAGCATTTGCTGATGGCTTCCAGATATCGTATTTAATGGTGGTAGGACAGTCATTTCTATTGGCAGTAGGTGAGAAAGTGAATTATCCATCCCAGTTGAAATTATTTAAGATTAATGACCTACCGACAAATGAGTTCCATTATCACTCCCTGgtggaaataaaaaactcTGACAACGCTTTTCCAATATCATCTGTGTCTGTTTCTAATGAGCTTAACTGTATTGTGGTAGGGTTCGTTAATGGCAAAATATTGCTTATAAAAGGAGATTTATCAAGAGACCGTGGATCACAGCAACGGATACTGTATGAGGATTCCACGGGTGACCCAATTACTTCATTATTTCTAAACTCAGATGCAAGTTCATGTTTCGCAACCACCACATCCAGGATTATGATGTTCAATCTAATGCGGAAAAGTAAGTCAATTCCGGAACAAGTACTATCCTCTAAGGAGGGAGTAGCTCTTAACTGTGCATCTTTCTCCAAATTTACAAACGAAAACATATGCTGCATGAATGATTGTATCCAGTTTTATCATGGGAATGGAGAGAGGCATGATATACCCATTAAAATTTCGAAcccaaaaaaattgatgcCCATCAATAAAACAGAGcttttgattatttttgaagaagaaaggcAAAAAACAACAAGTATTGAATATGAATCAGGAGCTTCCAACAATATTTGCAAAGCGATAGTAATTGACTTAGAAAACAGTATactatcattttcattttataCTACAAGCAATATTGTCGATGTATTACCAGTAAGAAGCAAAGATGATTCGATACTTTATTTAGTCACAGCAGAAGGTCTTATGTACAAGGTTTCGAAAAAGTCACTTGATGAAAGATTATCTATTGTAATGAATAAGGAGATGTTTCCGTTTGCTTTACAATTGGCATCAGATTGTAATTTACCGGATAACAAGATTCAGAAAATCAATAAGCTTTACGGAGACTATCTTTATAGTAAAGGATTGCATACTGAAGCAGCCCAACAGTACATGAAATGTATCGATATTTTGGATATTAGTGACATAATCACTAAATTAGGTGCTAATGATGTTTTTGATGTAAAAGCTATGAGGAATTTGGCTGATTTTGTTTGGGAACTAATTAGAAAGGGCAGAGCTGATCACGATACTGTAACACTATTATTATCAGTcttaataaaattgaaagatgaagatgggTTGAAAAGGTTTGTCAGTTATTTTAGAAGAAGTGGGAAATATATTGAGACAGAGAATTACAAGGATCTTGATGATGAATCTTACTTTTTTAGTGACTTGAGATTATTTGATCTCGAGCTTATAAGATCACTATTGATTGACTCCAAACTTA
This is a stretch of genomic DNA from Nakaseomyces glabratus chromosome M, complete sequence. It encodes these proteins:
- a CDS encoding uncharacterized protein (CAGL0M04851g~Protein of unknown function); this translates as MGLRRNKTLVLEYKRNSCTALSQSTYCTAGFHTNSQNYDNFSENYRRVQDYKILVLHYFCKQR
- a CDS encoding 40S ribosomal protein eS10 (CAGL0M04873g~Ortholog(s) have role in rRNA export from nucleus and cell surface, cytosol localization), with protein sequence MLMPKEERTKIHRHLFQEGVVVAKKDFNQPKHDEIDTKNLYVIKALQSLTSKGYVKTQFSWQYYYYTLTEEGVEYLREYLNLPEHIVPGTYIQNAQQAQRPNRRY
- the PEP5 gene encoding tethering complex subunit PEP5 (CAGL0M04895g~Ortholog(s) have cytosol localization), producing the protein MSLESWRHFQFYDNLPIPDPLLGNDIRLYSDPTLSAAATVNEDLFFIAVRSNYIRHFSLKKAEIIKEFKAFADGFQISYLMVVGQSFLLAVGEKVNYPSQLKLFKINDLPTNEFHYHSLVEIKNSDNAFPISSVSVSNELNCIVVGFVNGKILLIKGDLSRDRGSQQRILYEDSTGDPITSLFLNSDASSCFATTTSRIMMFNLMRKSKSIPEQVLSSKEGVALNCASFSKFTNENICCMNDCIQFYHGNGERHDIPIKISNPKKLMPINKTELLIIFEEERQKTTSIEYESGASNNICKAIVIDLENSILSFSFYTTSNIVDVLPVRSKDDSILYLVTAEGLMYKVSKKSLDERLSIVMNKEMFPFALQLASDCNLPDNKIQKINKLYGDYLYSKGLHTEAAQQYMKCIDILDISDIITKLGANDVFDVKAMRNLADFVWELIRKGRADHDTVTLLLSVLIKLKDEDGLKRFVSYFRRSGKYIETENYKDLDDESYFFSDLRLFDLELIRSLLIDSKLNQLCYQFVFKFSKDPIMITDVLLNVLKETEATLKYVKSLSVDDILRVLVRFSKQLLYLSPNETNLLLIEVFTGKYRPSSYVSDINNVVNTKTGTKSEKNPVFYSYTAFLKYMNPLADASVLDASENGDRLDVDRPTYHPPKPSLVFNAFLSRPFEFVVFLEACLESYKQFDGFKNDRQEILTTLYDLYLTLSKQDVGERKSEWTEKANLVLNESNELANELDQNSNNNLNKVDNSLMKLIAHMNGLNVADISSPINENKEFSNDVTDNARIINGFRNLTYMGEVSECMKFFEEHSKNNIDLFPMALSYFISKKEILEFIGGEDQLVKKIIKPIIENNIMSILDLLQILSSRDFITYGCVKDILLDRMKEEDAVAKRTKKLIASYSEELQDKKTQLRTYLSPDHEQHIAIKDKKCDLCHITLELPVIYFKCEHIYHQKCLNEEADLKNEGDLLYKCPKCVIDIETSSKRISKERELASRKELLDLAFKEEGNNSDRFRIVSDFIGRGALENSYITIES